The Canis lupus dingo isolate Sandy chromosome 4, ASM325472v2, whole genome shotgun sequence genome contains a region encoding:
- the PRXL2A gene encoding peroxiredoxin-like 2A isoform X4 → MSFLQDPSFFSVGMWSIGAGALGAAALALLLANTDVFLSKSQKATLEYLEDIDLKTLEKEPRTFKAKELWEKNGAVIMAVRRPGCFLCREEAADLSSLKPKLDELGVPLYAVVKEQIRTEVQDFQPYFKGEIFLDEKKKFYGPQRRKMMFMGFVRLGVWYNFFRARNGGFSGNLEGEGFILGGVFVVGPGKQGILLEHREKEFGDKVNPVSVLEAARKIQTQTSAAETK, encoded by the exons ATGTCTTTCCTCCAGGATCCGAGTTTCTTCAGCGTGGGCATGTGGTCCATTGGCGCGGGGGCCTTGGGGGCGGCTGCCTTGGCCCTGCTCCTGGCCAACACAGACGTGTTTCTGTCTAAGTCCCAGAAGGCGACGCTGGAGTATCTGGAAGACATAGACCTGAAAACCCTGGAGAAGG AACCAAGGACTTTCAAAGCAAAGGAGCTCTGGGAAAAGAATGGAGCTGTGATTATGGCTGTGCGCAGGCCCGGCTGTTTCCTCTGTCGAGAG GAGGCTGCGGACCTGTCTTCCCTGAAGCCCAAGTTGGATGAGCTGGGAGTCCCCCTGTACGCTGTGGTGAAGGAGCAGATCAGGACTGAAGTGCAGGACTTCCAGCCGTATTTCAAAGGGGAGATCTTCCTGGATGAAAAG AAAAAGTTCTACGGTCCCCAAAGGCGGAAGATGATGTTTATGGGATTTGTCCGCCTGGGTGTGTGGTACAACTTCTTCCGGGCCCGGAACGGAGGCTTTTCTGGAAACCTGGAAGGGGAAGGCTTCATCCTCGGGGGAGTGTTTGTGGTGGGACCAGGAAAACAG GGCATTCTGCTCGAGCATCGAGAGAAGGAATTTGGAGACAAAGTGAACCCAGTGTCTGTTCTGGAAGCTGCTAGGAAGATCCAAACCCAGACTTCCGCCGCAGAGACAAAGTGA
- the PRXL2A gene encoding peroxiredoxin-like 2A isoform X3 encodes MDFLQRTQVFQEDPSFFSVGMWSIGAGALGAAALALLLANTDVFLSKSQKATLEYLEDIDLKTLEKEPRTFKAKELWEKNGAVIMAVRRPGCFLCREEAADLSSLKPKLDELGVPLYAVVKEQIRTEVQDFQPYFKGEIFLDEKKKFYGPQRRKMMFMGFVRLGVWYNFFRARNGGFSGNLEGEGFILGGVFVVGPGKQGILLEHREKEFGDKVNPVSVLEAARKIQTQTSAAETK; translated from the exons GATCCGAGTTTCTTCAGCGTGGGCATGTGGTCCATTGGCGCGGGGGCCTTGGGGGCGGCTGCCTTGGCCCTGCTCCTGGCCAACACAGACGTGTTTCTGTCTAAGTCCCAGAAGGCGACGCTGGAGTATCTGGAAGACATAGACCTGAAAACCCTGGAGAAGG AACCAAGGACTTTCAAAGCAAAGGAGCTCTGGGAAAAGAATGGAGCTGTGATTATGGCTGTGCGCAGGCCCGGCTGTTTCCTCTGTCGAGAG GAGGCTGCGGACCTGTCTTCCCTGAAGCCCAAGTTGGATGAGCTGGGAGTCCCCCTGTACGCTGTGGTGAAGGAGCAGATCAGGACTGAAGTGCAGGACTTCCAGCCGTATTTCAAAGGGGAGATCTTCCTGGATGAAAAG AAAAAGTTCTACGGTCCCCAAAGGCGGAAGATGATGTTTATGGGATTTGTCCGCCTGGGTGTGTGGTACAACTTCTTCCGGGCCCGGAACGGAGGCTTTTCTGGAAACCTGGAAGGGGAAGGCTTCATCCTCGGGGGAGTGTTTGTGGTGGGACCAGGAAAACAG GGCATTCTGCTCGAGCATCGAGAGAAGGAATTTGGAGACAAAGTGAACCCAGTGTCTGTTCTGGAAGCTGCTAGGAAGATCCAAACCCAGACTTCCGCCGCAGAGACAAAGTGA